In Carya illinoinensis cultivar Pawnee chromosome 7, C.illinoinensisPawnee_v1, whole genome shotgun sequence, the following are encoded in one genomic region:
- the LOC122316093 gene encoding protein LYK5-like → MAPKYIENGVITPKLDVFAFGVVVLELLSGREAAAAGKDGGDREELPFASIRLVLEGDNVRDKLREFVDPSLGHEYPLDLAFSIAQLAKNCAAHDLNSRQAMAEVFMTLSKILSSSLDWDPSDELKRSTSIGQTHSR, encoded by the exons ATGGCGCCGAAGTACATCGAGAACGGAGTGATTACTCCTAAGCTAGATGTG TTCGCGTTTGGGGTTGTCGTATTGGAGCTCTTATCCGGAAGAGAAGCCGCTGCTGCCGGCAAGGATGGAGGAGATCGTGAGGAATTACCATTTGCATCCATAAGACTGGTTCTTGAAGGAGACAATGTCAGAGATAAACTGCGAGAATTTGTTGATCCTTCTCTTGGGCATGAGTACCCTCTGGATTTAGCCTTCTCCATAGCCCAGCTTGCTAAAAACTGTGCTGCGCATGACCTCAACTCTCGCCAGGCCATGGCAGAAGTTTTCATGACTCTGTCCAAGATTTTGTCGTCGTCATTGGACTGGGATCCATCTGATGAGCTCAAACGTTCCACATCAATTGGTCAAACTCATTCTAGATAG